The following proteins are co-located in the Methylomonas sp. 11b genome:
- the mtnA gene encoding S-methyl-5-thioribose-1-phosphate isomerase → MNTTQKLSVQALQWSGHSLKVLDQRLLPETITYDEYNDAAGVTEAIASMRVRGAPAIGIAAAYGVVLSAIQHYPNGDWQRAVAQDIQQLAASRPTAVNLFWALDKMRGLLEQNPAEPIAALTELAEQIHAEDIAANHTMGERGADVIGNAKAVLTHCNAGALATGGYGTALGVIRSLHKRGQLQNVYADETRPWLQGARLTVWELAQDGIPATLIADSAAAWLMKSGKVDWIIVGADRIAANGDVANKIGTYSLAVLAKQHGVKVMVAAPSSTFDFSMENGDSIEIEERNPKELLADCYLNAGSLVNAWNPVFDVTPAALISTIVTERGVVIDPGLHGVRSLASC, encoded by the coding sequence ATGAATACAACCCAAAAACTTTCCGTACAAGCCTTGCAATGGAGCGGACACAGCCTGAAAGTGCTGGACCAGCGCTTGCTGCCGGAAACCATCACCTACGACGAATACAACGATGCCGCCGGCGTCACCGAAGCCATCGCCTCGATGCGGGTACGCGGCGCACCGGCGATAGGCATCGCCGCCGCCTACGGGGTGGTGCTATCGGCGATACAACATTATCCGAACGGCGATTGGCAACGCGCTGTAGCACAAGACATTCAACAGTTGGCCGCCTCCCGGCCGACGGCCGTAAACCTGTTCTGGGCGCTGGATAAGATGCGCGGTTTGTTAGAGCAAAATCCGGCGGAACCAATAGCAGCGCTAACCGAGTTAGCCGAGCAAATTCACGCGGAAGACATCGCCGCCAACCACACCATGGGCGAGCGCGGCGCCGATGTGATAGGCAACGCCAAAGCGGTGCTAACGCATTGCAATGCCGGCGCCTTAGCCACCGGCGGATACGGTACCGCGCTGGGCGTAATTCGTAGCTTGCACAAACGAGGTCAATTGCAAAACGTCTACGCCGACGAAACCCGGCCCTGGCTACAAGGCGCGCGCTTGACCGTCTGGGAACTGGCCCAGGACGGCATCCCCGCCACCTTGATCGCCGATTCGGCCGCCGCTTGGCTGATGAAATCCGGCAAGGTAGACTGGATCATCGTCGGCGCCGACCGCATCGCCGCCAACGGCGACGTGGCCAATAAAATCGGCACTTATTCGCTGGCGGTGTTGGCGAAACAACATGGCGTAAAAGTCATGGTCGCCGCGCCCTCTTCCACCTTTGACTTCAGTATGGAAAACGGCGACAGCATTGAAATTGAGGAGCGCAATCCCAAAGAACTGTTGGCGGATTGTTACTTAAACGCAGGCTCACTGGTAAACGCCTGGAACCCGGTGTTCGATGTCACCCCGGCCGCCTTAATTAGCACCATTGTCACCGAACGCGGCGTGGTTATCGATCCCGGTCTACACGGGGTAAGGAGCTTGGCATCATGTTAA